The Periplaneta americana isolate PAMFEO1 chromosome 9, P.americana_PAMFEO1_priV1, whole genome shotgun sequence genome contains a region encoding:
- the Dbp21E2 gene encoding probable ATP-dependent RNA helicase DDX28: MQLRSRFCELCRNPSFAYIHHYAVLPAKVQAAVKEKEFSKNKCLNDIESSKQTKKLRIICKRSEFNLHAGQHYSKFDDIPLASKGWHHRKSRGDFFTIQSYRENPAVSTSSDIKSSFSDTGISEEITTILEEQHITSPTVIQSDGIPVILRGKNTLLTAETGCGKTLAYLLPMIHQILKWQPYLEDRRPNRPLGVVISPNRELANQIGEVASQFSKKLNFTTKILTGGHTKRKMLNPTFEPMDLLVATLGAVSKLTTTGIYNMGDTHHVVLDEADTLLDDSFNEKLCHFLKRFSFQFQGPSTPMVVPAGVQLTLVSATMPTSLPDILGNIVDTDSLQRVSSNQVHHLLPHVPQKFYRLGQSQKPAQLLAMVKQDVGRKHPIIIFSNKSSTCDWISMFLNENGVKCTNLNGSMPLAVREGKLKAFQTGEMDVLSCTDIGSRGINTIRVRHVINYDFPLYTADYIHRCGRTGRVGSMQGCHVSNFVATGREVELVQKIEIAARRGDALPNVNGNITRTIMFRAQKKLEGRM, from the exons ATGCAGTTACGTTCACGATTTTGTGAGTTGTGCAGAAACCCATCTTTTGCGTATATTCATCATTATGCG GTTTTGCCAGCAAAGGTACAAGCTGCTGTAAAAGAGAAGGAATTTAGTAAAAACAAATGCCTGAATGATATTGAATCATCTAAACAAACTAAG AAATTAAGAATCATTTGCAAGCGATCTGAGTTCAATCTTCATGCAGGCCAGCATTACAGTAAATTTGACGATATTCCATTAGCATCCAAAGGATGGCACCATCGGAAATCTAGAGGAGACTTCTTCACAATCCAGAGCTATCGAGAG aatccaGCTGTGTCCACTTCCTCAGATATAAAGAGCAGCTTCAGTGATACAGGCATAAGTGAAGAAATCACTACCATTCTTGAGGAGCAACATATAACAAGTCCGACTGTGATTCAG agTGATGGTATCCCAGTTATCCTGAGAGGCAAAAATACTCTCCTCACTGCAGAGACAGGCTGTGGCAAGACTTTAGCTTACCTCCTGCCCATGATTCATCAGATTCTGAAATGGCAGCCATATTTAGAAGACCGCAGACCAAACAGGCCTCTTGGTGTTGTTATCTCACCCAACAGAGAACTGGCGAACCAGATTGGA GAAGTTGCCAGTCAATTCTCCAAGAAGTTGAACTTCACCACTAAGATTCTAACAGGAGGACACACTAAACGTAAAATGTTGAACCCGACTTTTGAGCCAATGGATCTCTTGGTGGCAACATTGGGAGCTGTCAGCAAACTCACAACTACAG GGATCTACAACATGGGAGATACACACCATGTAGTTCTAGATGAGGCTGACACTCTGCTAGATGACAGCTTCAATGAAAAGCTCTGCCACTTCCTTAAACGATTTTCT TTCCAGTTCCAAGGACCTAGCACACCAATGGTGGTGCCAGCAGGTGTACAGCTAACATTAGTCAGTGCCACAATGCCAACCAGTCTGCCTGACATACTGGGCAACATTGTTGAT ACAGACTCACTGCAGCGAGTGAGTTCAAACCAAGTCCACCATCTGCTGCCACATGTTCCACAAAAGTTCTACAGACTTGGCCAGTCCCAGAAGCCTGCACAGCTGCTTGCCATGGTGAAGCAAGATGTTGGTAGGAAACATCCCATCATTATCTTCAG CAACAAGTCGTCGACATGTGACTGGATCTCCATGTTCCTGAACGAGAATGGAGTGAAATGTACGAATCTCAATGGAAGTATGCCACTTGCTGTTCGAGAGGGCAAACTGAAAGCATTCCAGACAGGGGAGATGGATGTTTTGTCATGTACAGATATTGGTTCCAGAGGCATCAACACAATCAGG gTGAGACATGTCATCAACTACGACTTCCCTCTCTACACAGCAGATTACATCCATCGCTGTGGACGGACAGGACGTGTTGGTAGCATGCAGGGATGCCATGTTTCCAACTTCGTTGCCACAGGACGGGAGGTTGAGCTGGTGCAAAAAATAGAG